CGATCAGCCCGGACGGCGGCACGCTGGCAACCGGGAGCGACGACGCCGCGGCCGTGTTGTGGAACATTCACGACCCCGGGCGTCCCCTGCGGATCCGGACCCTGATCAACCATCACCGGGACGTGACGGTGGTGCGGTTCAGCCCGGACGGCCGGATCCTGGCGACCGGCGGTGCGGACGGGATGGTCGCCGTCTGGGAGGTGACCGATCCGGTGCACCCGGCTCTGATCACCTCCCGGGTGAACGCGGCCGACTTCGTGTGGGCGCTCGCGTTCACCCCGGACGGCCGGACGCTGATCAGCGGGGAGAGTTCCGGCGGGCTGCGGGTCTGGGACCTGGCCGGCTGGACGGCGACAGCGGCCGACCCGGTGCGGCGGGCCTGCGCCCTGGCCGGCACCGGGCTGTCCGGACCGGAGTGGGGACAGTTCGCGCCCGGTGTCGCGTACCGCCCCACCTGCCCGCCCTGAGCCGCCTCGGGCCTACCGCTCCCGGCGCAGCGCGGTCAGCGCCGTCACCCCGCCGGACCCCGGTTCGATGGTGACGAAGCGGAAGTCGCCGCCACCACCACCGTCGAACAGCCGGTCACCCGCCCCGGCCACCACCGGGAAGGTGACCAGCCGGTACTCGTCGACCAGGTCGGCGGCCGCGAGCGCCCGCACCACGCTCAGGCTGCCGATGACCACGACGTCCCGGCGCTGCCGCTCGTCCTTCGCCCAGGCGACCGGGTCGCCGTCGATCGCCGCCGAGTTCGGCCAGGCGCCCGCGTCGATCCCGGTACGGGTGGCGACCCGCTTGGCCGCGGCGTTCATCAGCCCCGCGAACTCGCCGTCGCGAGCCGGCCAGAGCGTGGCGAACGCCTCCCAGGTGCGCCGCCCGTACAGGTGAACGCCGTCCGCCAGCCGCGACCCCAGCCGGAACTTGTCGCCGTCCACCGGCCCCGACCCGAACTTGAACGCCCACCCGCCGTGCCCGGTGCCCCCGCGCCCGTCGGGGTCGGAGACCACCCCGTCCAGGGTGATGAACTGAATGACGATGATGTCGCCCATGGCATGCTCCCGGCATCCTCGGCGGCCCGGCGGACCGCCTCTCACCGACCACATACCGGGCCGCGCCCGCGAACTCATCGCTACGCTTCGCCCGTGGTGACGAGTCCCGAGCAACACGAGGCGTTCCGCGGCGACCTGCTCGCGCACTGCTACCGGATGCTCGGGTCGTTCCAGGAGGCCGAGGATCTGGTCCAGGAGACCCTGCTGCGGGCGTGGAAGGCCGCCGACCGGTTCGACAGCGGCAAGGCGTCGCTGCGCACCTGGCTGCACCGGATCGCCACGAACGCCTGCCTGACCGCCCTGGAGGGCCGCGCCCGGCGCCCGTTGCCGAGCGGACTCGGCGGTCCCGGCGACCCGCTGGCGCCGCTGACCCCCAGCCTCGACGTGCCCTGGCTGCAGCCGTTCCCGGACGCCCGGCTCGGCGACCCGGCCGAGGCCGCCCAGCAGCGTGCCGGCCTGCGCCTGGCCTGGGTCGCCGCCCTGCAACTGCTGCCGGCCCGGCAACGCGCCGTGCTGGTGCTGCGCGAGGTGCTCCAGCTGTCCGCCGCCGAGGTCGCCGATGTGCTCGACACCAGCGTCGCCTCGGTGAACAGCGGCCTGCAGCGGGCCCGGGCCGCCCTGCGCGCCGCCGCTCCGGCGCTCGACGAGCTGCGCGAGCCGGGCGATCCGGGGGAGCGGGCGGTCGTCGAGCGCTACCTGGTGGCGTTCGAGGCGGCCGACGTGCCGGCGCTGTCCCGGCTGCTCGCCGACGACGTGGCGCTGGAGATGCCGCCGGTGGCGCTCTGGCTGCTCGGGCGGGCGCACTACCGCGCGTTCGTCGAGCGGGTGTTCGCGATGCGCGGCCCGGGCTGGCGGCTGCTGCCGGTGGCGGCCAACGGGGGCCCGGCGCTGGCCGCCTACGCCCCGGACGGGCGGGCGCACTCGCTGCAGGTGTTCGAGGTGGCCGGCGGGCTGATCCGGCGCGGTGTGACCTTCGTCGACCCGGCGCTCTTCGCGTCGTTCGGACTGCCCGCCGCCCTCGGCGCGTGATGGTGTTCGTCGATGCGTTGACAGTCGTGTTACCGCAGTGTTTCAATCGGCGACGTACCTCCTGTGAGCGGTAACACATCATCATCCCCATCCGGTGACACCGGATCGCGCTCGCAGTTGTTAGCGCTCACAACGCTGTGTCCCCGACAGAAAGAGCCCGCCATGCCATCCCGAACCCGCAGGCTGGTCTCCGGCGCCGCAGTCCTCGGCGCCGTGCTCGCCGGCATCCTGGTCAACGCCGCCCCGTCGGTCGCCGCCGGCACCGGCCCGTGCGACATCTACGCCTCCGGCGGCACCCCCTGCGTCGCCGCGCACAGCACCACCCGCGCCCTCTACGGCGCCTACTCCGGCTCCCTCTACCAGGTGCGACGCAACTCCGACGGGGCCACCACGAACATCGCCCCGCTGACCGCCGGCGGGGTCGCCAACGCCGCCGCCCAGGACAGCTTCTGCGCGAACACCACCTGCCTGATCACCGTCATCTACGACCAGTCCGGCCGGGGCAACCACCTCACCCAGGCGCCGCCCGGCGGTTTCCAGGGGCCGGACGTGGGCGGCAAGGACAATCTGGCCAGCGCCACCGGCGCCCCGGTCGCCGTCGGCGGCAAGAAGGCGTACGGCGTCTGGATCTCACCGGGCACCGGGTACCGCAACAACAACACCAACGGCATCGCCACCGGGGACCAGCCCGAGGGCATGTACGCGATCTTCGACGGCACCCACTTCAACGGCGGCTGCTGCTTCGACTACGGCAACGCCGAGACCAACAGCCTGGACACCGGCAACGGCCACATGGAGGCCATCTACTTCGGCAACAGCACCGGCTGGGGCAGCGGCGCCGGCAGCGGCCCGTGGATCATGGCCGACCTGGAGAACGGTCTCTTCAGTGGCTACAACCCGGGGAACAACGCCGGCGACCCGACCATCACCCACCGGTTCCTGACCGCCGCCATCAAGGGCGGCCCCAACCGGTGGGCGATCCGCGGCGGCAACGCCCAGTCCGGCGGCCTGTCCACCTTCTACAGCGGGGTCCGGCCGAACAAGTCCGGCTACAACCCGATGCACAAAGAGGGCGCCATCATCCTCGGCATCGGTGGGGACAACAGTGTCAGCGCGCAGGGTACCTTCTACGAGGGCGTGATGACCTCCGGCTACCCGTCGGACGCCACGGAGAACGCGGTCCAGGCCAACATCGCCGCCGCCGGTTACGCCACCACCTCGCTGACCAGCGGCCCGGCCGTCACCGTCGGCTCGTCGGTGTCGCTGCGCGCCACCACGGCGTGCTGCACCACCCGGTACCTCGCGCACTCCGGCACCAGCGTGGCCACCCAGGTGGTCTCCTCGGCCAGCTCCGCGACCCTCAAGGGCCAGGCCACCTTCGTCGTCCGGTCCGGCCTGGCCAACGGCGGCTGCGTCTCCTTCGAGTCGAAGGACACCCCCGGCAGCTACCTGCGCCACAGCGGCTTCCAGCTCTACCTGAACGCCAACGACAACGGCACCCAGTTCAAGCAGGACGCCACTTTCTGCCCGCAGGCCGGCCTCAACGGCCAGGGCAACGCGCTGCGCTCGTTCAACTATCCGACCCGGTACATTCGGCACTACAACAACGCCGGCTACATCGCCAGCCAGGGCGGCGTGCACACCTTCGACGCCACCGGCCTGTTCGCCGACGACGTCAGCTGGGTCGTCGGCGCCGGCTGGTCCTGACCCGCCGGGCCGACCCCCATCACCATGACCGCGGCCGGGCGGGATCCGCTGATCCCGCCCGGCCCGCCGCTGCTCGCGCCTGCCCGATTCCGGTACGCCCGGAGCGCGGGTCACCAGCGCCTGGCCGGAGCGGCGCCCCCACCTGCCAGCGGCCGCGCGACACGGGAGCGCGGCGGCCCACTTCGCTCGCGCCCGCCACCACCCGTTCTCGTGCGGAGCGCGCTCCGGGCGTATCCACATAGGATCTGACCCGGACCGCAGCGGTCCGCGAGCGGCGAGCCTGGTGGAGAACACATGTCAGAGGTCCTCATCGATCACCGGCGGCGGGCGCGCCGCGGGCGGGTCGCCACCTCGCTGGCGTTCCTGCTCTTCGGGACGGCGCTGGGGGTGTGGACGGCGCGGCTGCCGGCGGTCAAGGAGAAGCTCGGTCTCAGCGACGGGCGGCTGACGTTCGTGCTGCTGGCGTTCGCGGCCGGGTGCCTGCTCGGGCTGGCCGTGCTGGGGCGGCTGTCCGACCGGGTCGGGAGTTCCCGGCTGCTCGTGGTGGCGGCGGCGCTGGAGGGGACGCTGCTGGCGGCGGCCGGGTTGGCCGGCACGCTGGTGCTGCTGTGCGTCACCGTGTTCGCCTTCGGCGCGGTGCACGGGACGCTCAACATCGCGATGAACGCGAACGCGGTCGAGGTGCAGCGGGCGTGGGGCAGTCCGATCATGTCGTCGTTCCACGCGATCTACAGCGTCGGCGGGTTCGCCGGGGCGCTGCTCGGCGGCCAGTTCGCCCGGCACGCGGTCGGGATCGGGCCGACGTTCCTGCTCACCGGCGCCGGCCTGCTGGTGCTGACCGGGTGGGCGGCGCTGTGGGTGTTGCCGTCCAGGGCAGTGGTCGCCGAGCCGCGCGTCGTGAGCCCCGGCGGGCGCGGGTCGCCGCTAGTGGTGTTCTTCGGCGTGCTGGTGCTGTTCACGCTGGTGGGTGAGGGGGCGGCGGCCGACTGGAGTGCTGTCTACCTGCGGGACGACCTGCACGCCACGCCGGGTTTCGCGGCCTACGGATACGCCGCGTTCGCCATCATGATGACCGTGGGCCGGATCTTCGGGGACCGGCTGGTGGTCGCCCTGGGCCCGGTCACCCTGGTGCGGGCGGGCGGCCTGCTGGCCGCGGGTGGTCTCGGCGTGGCCCTGCTGGTGGACCGGCCGGTGGCCGGGGTGGCCGGTTTCGGCCTGCTCGGGCTGGGGCTGTCCGGGATCGCGCCGCAGGTGTTCTCCGCGGTGGGTAGCCGGGATGCCCGGCGCTCCGGGCGTGACCTGTCGACGGTGGTGAGCATCGGGTACGTCGGCTTCCTGATCGGACCGATCGTGATCGGGGCGGCGGCCACCGTGGTCGGCCTGCCCGCCGCGCTGTGGATCCCGGCGGTCCTGGCCGTGGTGGTCGCGGCGAGCGGCAGCGTGATGCGCCCGGCGCGGAGCGAGGCCGAGGTCGTGCCGCCGGATCGGTGATGGGAGACCGCGGCGGAACCTGATCGGCGCCTCGACCCGCGAACCGGACCCGTACGCGGGCATGGTCACCTATCCGCCGTGTCCCTGCGGGTCCGGATGGACGAGATCGTCCTGGCGGCGGGTCCAGTGCAGGGTGCCGGCCAGGGCCCGGTAGAGCGGATGCCCGCACAGCACCCCGAGGGCGATCGCCACCATCGACCCCGCCGCGTCGATCAGGTCCTCGGCGCCGCGGACCGTTGACTGGCCGAGGTACTCGGTCACGCCGATCAGGGACAGGGCGCCCGGGACCAGGAGCCAGAAGCCGGGCAGGAACGAGACCAGGGCGGGTGGGGCGCCCGGCGCCCGCTCCACCAGGTAGGCGACCACGGTCAGGGCCACGGCGCCGACGAAGCCGCTCAGGTAGCCGCCGAGGACCAGCCCGCCGAGGTACTGGCCGATCCAGCCGGCGTAGAGGACCAGGCACAGCCAGCCCAGGGACCGGGGCGGCCCGGCCAGCATCAGGTAGTTGCCGACGCCGACGACGGCGGTGCCGAGCCAGGGTGCCCACCAGCCCAGCGTGTTCGCGGCGACGTCGGCCGGTGACCCGGGCGGTGGCACGCCGACCGCCTGGGCGGCGCCGATGATGCCGAAGGCGAGCAGCCCGAGCTGCAGGATGCCGGCGACCAGGCGGCTGGCGCCGGTGACCATCTCGTACGCGGACAGCTCCACCACCGCCATGGTCAGCATCGCCCCGGGCAGGAACGTGCACAGCGGCGCGACCAGCGCGCGCAGGTCGGCCTCGGCCCACCCGGTCCCGGCCAGCACGAAGGTGATCGCGGCGACGGTGAACGAGGCCACCACCGGCATGATCATCTGGACGCTGGCCCAGCGGGCGCCGGTCAGCTTGAGCACGCCGATCAGCACCCCGAAGAGGGCGGCCAGCAGCAGGTCACCCCAGGTCGGTTTGAGGATCATGCAGATGCCGGCGGTCAGCACGGCGTGCCCGAGGACCCGTACCGGCGAGCCGAAGCGGGGCGGCGTCCGGACCACCTCGAGCACCCGCCGGCTGCCCTCGGCCGGTGCGACCTCACCACGCTCGGCGGCGCGCAGCAGCCGGTACAGCTCGGCGGTCTGGTCCAGCCGCAGGCCGCCGCCCAGCTGCCGGGTCGGTTCCTGGGTCACCGGCCGCCCGGGGGCCAGCGACACCACCAGGAACGTCGGGAAGACGCTGATCCGGGCGTCCGCCGCGCCGTACGCCGTGGCCACCCGCAG
This window of the Actinoplanes oblitus genome carries:
- a CDS encoding threonine/serine exporter family protein; the encoded protein is MSGDFTARDERLLLEFLLYLGSGLTAAGEAVNQIQEHLLRVATAYGAADARISVFPTFLVVSLAPGRPVTQEPTRQLGGGLRLDQTAELYRLLRAAERGEVAPAEGSRRVLEVVRTPPRFGSPVRVLGHAVLTAGICMILKPTWGDLLLAALFGVLIGVLKLTGARWASVQMIMPVVASFTVAAITFVLAGTGWAEADLRALVAPLCTFLPGAMLTMAVVELSAYEMVTGASRLVAGILQLGLLAFGIIGAAQAVGVPPPGSPADVAANTLGWWAPWLGTAVVGVGNYLMLAGPPRSLGWLCLVLYAGWIGQYLGGLVLGGYLSGFVGAVALTVVAYLVERAPGAPPALVSFLPGFWLLVPGALSLIGVTEYLGQSTVRGAEDLIDAAGSMVAIALGVLCGHPLYRALAGTLHWTRRQDDLVHPDPQGHGG
- a CDS encoding dihydrofolate reductase family protein, translating into MGDIIVIQFITLDGVVSDPDGRGGTGHGGWAFKFGSGPVDGDKFRLGSRLADGVHLYGRRTWEAFATLWPARDGEFAGLMNAAAKRVATRTGIDAGAWPNSAAIDGDPVAWAKDERQRRDVVVIGSLSVVRALAAADLVDEYRLVTFPVVAGAGDRLFDGGGGGDFRFVTIEPGSGGVTALTALRRER
- a CDS encoding RNA polymerase subunit sigma-70 — its product is MVTSPEQHEAFRGDLLAHCYRMLGSFQEAEDLVQETLLRAWKAADRFDSGKASLRTWLHRIATNACLTALEGRARRPLPSGLGGPGDPLAPLTPSLDVPWLQPFPDARLGDPAEAAQQRAGLRLAWVAALQLLPARQRAVLVLREVLQLSAAEVADVLDTSVASVNSGLQRARAALRAAAPALDELREPGDPGERAVVERYLVAFEAADVPALSRLLADDVALEMPPVALWLLGRAHYRAFVERVFAMRGPGWRLLPVAANGGPALAAYAPDGRAHSLQVFEVAGGLIRRGVTFVDPALFASFGLPAALGA
- a CDS encoding alpha-L-arabinofuranosidase B translates to MPSRTRRLVSGAAVLGAVLAGILVNAAPSVAAGTGPCDIYASGGTPCVAAHSTTRALYGAYSGSLYQVRRNSDGATTNIAPLTAGGVANAAAQDSFCANTTCLITVIYDQSGRGNHLTQAPPGGFQGPDVGGKDNLASATGAPVAVGGKKAYGVWISPGTGYRNNNTNGIATGDQPEGMYAIFDGTHFNGGCCFDYGNAETNSLDTGNGHMEAIYFGNSTGWGSGAGSGPWIMADLENGLFSGYNPGNNAGDPTITHRFLTAAIKGGPNRWAIRGGNAQSGGLSTFYSGVRPNKSGYNPMHKEGAIILGIGGDNSVSAQGTFYEGVMTSGYPSDATENAVQANIAAAGYATTSLTSGPAVTVGSSVSLRATTACCTTRYLAHSGTSVATQVVSSASSATLKGQATFVVRSGLANGGCVSFESKDTPGSYLRHSGFQLYLNANDNGTQFKQDATFCPQAGLNGQGNALRSFNYPTRYIRHYNNAGYIASQGGVHTFDATGLFADDVSWVVGAGWS
- a CDS encoding MFS transporter, translating into MSEVLIDHRRRARRGRVATSLAFLLFGTALGVWTARLPAVKEKLGLSDGRLTFVLLAFAAGCLLGLAVLGRLSDRVGSSRLLVVAAALEGTLLAAAGLAGTLVLLCVTVFAFGAVHGTLNIAMNANAVEVQRAWGSPIMSSFHAIYSVGGFAGALLGGQFARHAVGIGPTFLLTGAGLLVLTGWAALWVLPSRAVVAEPRVVSPGGRGSPLVVFFGVLVLFTLVGEGAAADWSAVYLRDDLHATPGFAAYGYAAFAIMMTVGRIFGDRLVVALGPVTLVRAGGLLAAGGLGVALLVDRPVAGVAGFGLLGLGLSGIAPQVFSAVGSRDARRSGRDLSTVVSIGYVGFLIGPIVIGAAATVVGLPAALWIPAVLAVVVAASGSVMRPARSEAEVVPPDR